A region from the Drosophila bipectinata strain 14024-0381.07 chromosome 3R, DbipHiC1v2, whole genome shotgun sequence genome encodes:
- the RpS30 gene encoding ubiquitin-like FUBI-ribosomal protein eS30 fusion protein, which produces MQLFVRGLETIQALEVSQDATIAGVKNQFAELHGFNSEEFSLACEGATLANETPVTALSSFELDINIPMLGGKVHGSLARAGKVKGQTPKVEKQEKKKKKTGRAKRRIQYNRRFVNVVQGFGRRRGPNANST; this is translated from the exons ATGCAGCTTTTCGTACGTGGCTTAGAGACCATTCAGGCCCTGGAGGTGTCCCAGGATGCCACCATTGCCGGTGTTAAG AACCAATTCGCCGAGTTGCATGGCTTCAACAGCGAGGAGTTCAGCCTCGCTTGCGAGGGTGCTACCCTGGCCAACGAGACTCCCGTGACCGCCCTCAGCTCCTTCGAGTTGGACATCAACATTCCCATGCTTGGTGGTAAAGTGCACGGTTCCCTCGCTCGTGCTGGTAAGGTCAAGGGTCAGACCCCCAAGGTGGAGAAGCaggagaagaagaagaagaagactgGACGCGCCAAGCGCAGGATTCAGTACAACCGCCGCTTCGTCAACGTTGTCCAGGGCTTCGGTCGTCGTCGTGGTCCCAACGCCAACTCCACGTAA
- the KaiR1D gene encoding glutamate receptor ionotropic, kainate 2 encodes MWSRRLLVLPLLVLQLICNCQVVQALPDIIKIGGLFHPSDDHQELAFRQAVDRINADRSILPRSKLVAQIERISPFDSFHAGKRVCGLLNIGVAAIFGPQSSHTASHVQSICDNMEIPHLENRWDFRLRRESCLVNLYPHPNTLSKAYVDIVRHWGWKTFTIIYENNDGIVRLQELLKAHGMTPFPITVRQLSDSGDYRPLLKQIKNSAEAHIVLDCSTERIHEVLKQAQQIGMMSDYHSYLVTSLDLHTVNLDEFRYGGTNITGFRLINDKIVSDVVRQWSIDEKGMLRSANLTTVRSETALMYDAVHLFAKALHDLDTSQQIDIHPISCDGQSTWQHGFSLINYMKIVEMKGLTNVIKFDHQGFRTDFMLDIVELTPAGIRKIGTWNSTLPDGINFTRTFSQKQQEIEANLKNKTLVVTTILSNPYCMRKESAVPLSGNDQFEGYAVDLIHEISKSLGFNYKIQLVPDGSYGSLNKMTGEWNGMIRELLEQRADLAIADLTITFEREQAVDFTTPFMNLGVSILYRKPIKQPPNLFSFLSPLSLDVWIYMATAYLGVSVLLFILAKFTPYEWPAYTDAHGEKVESQFTLLNCMWFAIGSLMQQGCDFLPKALSTRMVAGIWWFFTLIMISSYTANLAAFLTVERMDSPIESAEDLAKQTRIKYGALKGGSTAAFFRDSKISTYQRMWSFMESARPSVFTASNGEGVERVAKGKGSYAFLMESTSIEYVTERNCELTQVGGMLDTKSYGIATPPNSPYRTAINSVILKLQEEGKLHILKTKWWKEKRGGGKCRVDTSKSSSAANELGLANVGGVFVVLMGGMGVACVIAVCEFVWKSRKVAVEERLSAILNE; translated from the exons ATGTGGTCCAGGCGACTTTTGGTCCTGCCGCTGCTGGTCTTGCAATTAATTTGCAACTGCCAGGTGGTCCAAGCCCTGCCCGATATTATTAAGATAG GTGGCCTCTTCCATCCCTCCGATGACCACCAGGAGCTGGCCTTCCGCCAGGCGGTGGACCGCATAAACGCCGACCGTTCCATCCTGCCCCGTTCCAAGCTGGTGGCCCAAATCGAGCGCATCTCGCCATTCGACAGTTTTCACGCCGGCAAAAGGG TTTGTGGCCTATTGAACATTGGGGTAGCCGCTATTTTTGGGCCCCAATCTTCGCACACCGCCAGTCATGTGCAGAGCATCTGCGACAACATGGAG ATTCCCCACTTGGAGAATCGCTGGGACTTTCGCCTGAGACGCGAGAGTTGCTTAGTGAATCTTTATCCCCACCCTAATACGCTTTCCAAG GCTTACGTTGATATCGTCCGACATTGGGGCTGGAAAACGTTCACCATAATCTACGAGAACAATGACGGCATCGTGCGGCTGCAGGAGCTCCTCAAGGCACACGGGATGACCCCCTTTCCCATAACAGTGCGCCAGCTAAGCGACAGTGGGGATTACAG ACCGCTTCTGAAGCAAATCAAGAACTCGGCGGAAGCGCACATTGTGCTGGACTGCTCCACGGAAAGGATCCACGAGGTCCTGAAGCAGGCCCAGCAGATCGGCATGATGAGCGACTACCACAGCTACCTGGTTACCTCGTTGGATCTTCACACAGTTAACCTGGACGAGTTCCGCTACGGTGGCACCAATATCACCGGCTTCCGTCTCATAAACGACAAGATCGTCTCGGACGTAGTGCGTCAGTGGAGCATCGACGAAAAGGGAATGCTGCGCTCCGCCAACCTGACCACCGTGCGCTCTGAGACAGCTCTCATGTACGATGCAGTGCACCTGTTCGCAAAGGCACTGCACGACCTGGACACCTCGCAGCAGATCGACATCCATCCGATTAGTTGCGATGGGCAGAGCACCTGGCAGCACGGATTCAGCTTGATCAACTACATGAAGATCGTGGAGATGAAGGGCTTGACGAACGTCATCAAGTTCGACCATCAGGGCTTCCGGACGGACTTTATGTTGGATATCGTTGAACTGACTCCAGCTGGTATCCGGAAAATCGGTACCTGGAACTCCACTCTGCCCGATGGTATTAACTTTACGCGAACCTTTAGCCAAAAGCAGCAGGAAATCGAGGCGAATCTGAAGAACAAGACCCTGGTTGTTACAACCATTCTG AGTAATCCCTATTGCATGCGAAAGGAGTCCGCTGTGCCACTAAGTGGAAACGATCAGTTCGAAGGATATGCCGTGGACCTGATTCATGAAATCTCGAAGTCGTTGGGCTTTAACTATAAAATCCAACTGGTGCCAGATGGTAGCTATGGAAGTCTCAACAAAATGACAGG tgaatggaatggaatgaTCCGGGAGCTTTTGGAGCAGCGTGCTGACTTGGCAATAGCTGATCTCACCATCACTTTTGAAAGGGAGCAGGCGGTGGACTTCACCACGCCCTTTATGAACCTGGGGGTGTCCATATTGTACAGGAAGCCCATCAAGCAGCCTCCGAATTTGTTCTCCTTCCTGTCGCCATTGTCCTTGGATGTCTGGATCTATATGGCCACAGCCTATTTGGGTGTGTCCGTTCTACTCTTCATTTTAGCCAA ATTTACCCCTTATGAGTGGCCAGCTTATACAGATGCCCATGGGGAGAAGGTTGAGAGTCAGTTTACTTTGCTGAACTGCATGTGGTTCGCCATAGGATCGTTGATGCAACAAGGATGCGATTTTCTTCCCAA AGCTCTATCCACCCGCATGGTGGCTGGTATTTGGTGGTTTTTTACCCTGATTATGATATCCTCGTACACTGCCAACCTGGCTGCCTTTTTGACCGTGGAGCGCATGGATTCGCCCATCGAAAGTGCCGAGGACTTGGCCAAGCAGACAAGGATCAAATATGGAGCTCTAAAGGGTGGAAGCACAGCAGCTTTTTTCAGG GACTCCAAAATATCCACCTACCAGCGTATGTGGTCCTTCATGGAGTCGGCTCGTCCTTCGGTATTTACGGCCAGCAATGGTGAGGGAGTGGAACGAGTGGCCAAGGGCAAAG GATCCTATGCTTTTCTGATGGAGTCCACGTCCATTGAGTACGTGACGGAAAGAAACTGCGAACTGACGCAGGTGGGCGGAATGCTGGACACCAAGAGCTATGGCATAGCCACTCCACCAA ATTCACCTTACCGCACGGCCATCAACAGCGTCATACTTAAGCTCCAAGAAGAAGGAAAGCTCCACATCCTGAAAACAAAGTGGTGGAAGGAGAAGCGCGGCGGTGGAAAGTGCCGGGTGGACACCTCCAAATCCTCCTCGGCGGCCAACGAACTCGGCCTGGCAAATGTCGGCGGTGTGTTTGTGGTCCTAATGGGCGGCATGGGCGTGGCCTGTGTGATTGCCGTGTGCGAGTTTGTGTGGAAGTCACGCAAGGTCGCCGTGGAGGAGCGCCTGAGCGCAATTCTAAACGAATGA
- the Ir93a gene encoding ionotropic receptor 93a, with protein MRLSFCLLLLCGLQLCILTPIEANDFSSFLSANASLAVVVDHEYMTMHGQNIRAHFEKILSDIIRENLKNGGINVRYFSWNSVRLKKDFLAAITVTDCENTWNFYKNTQETSVLLIAITDSDCPRLPLNRALMIPMVDHGDEFPQIILDAKVQQILNWKTAVVFVDQTILDDNSVLVKSIVHESTTNHITPISLILYKINDSLKGQKKRSALRQALAQFAPPKHETKKQQFMVVSKFHDDIIEIAETLNMFHVGNQWMFFILDKVRRDFDAGTVTINLDEGANIAFALNETLPDCQDTLNCTISEVSLALVTAISKMTVEEQSIYGEISDEEWESIRYTKQEKQAEILEYMKDYLKANSKCASCARWRIETAITWGKSQENRKFRVAPTRDAKNQNFEFINIGYWSPLLGFVCQELTFPHIEHHFRNITMDVVTVHNPPWQILTKNRHGVIVEHKGIVMELLKELSRALNFSYYLHEASNWKDEYSITTSTSSNETDELAGSMTFRIPYRLVEMVQGNQFFMAAVAATVEDPDQKPFNYTLPVSVQKYSFITRQPDEVSRIYLFTAPFTTETWACLVGIILLTAPMLYAINRLAPLEEMQIAGLSTVKSCFWYIFGALLQQGGMYLPRADSGRLVVGFWWIVVIVLVTTYCGNLVAFLTFPKFQPGVDYLSQLSRHKEISQYGLRNGTFFERYVQTTTRDDFKQYISRAQIYGNSQDENIEAVKQGHRINIDWRINLQLIVQQHFERDKECRFALGKESFVDEQIAMIVPSHSAYLNLINSHIDRLFRMGFMERWHQMNLPSADKCTGKSSLRQVTNHKVNMDDMQGCFLVLLLGFMVAFAFGCCEFWYHRFYVHKTSRQPPSSVFTT; from the exons ATGCGGTTATCCTTTTGCCTCCTTTTACTTTGCGGACTGCAGCTCTGTATCCTAACTCCCATCGAGGCCAATGACTTTTCCTCTTTTCTCAGCGCCAATGCTTCACTAG CCGTTGTGGTGGATCACGAGTACATGACCATGCATGGCCAGAATATTAGGGCCCATTTTGAGAAAATCCTGAGCGACATAATTCGGGAGAATCTGAAAAATGGCGGCATTAATGTTCGATATTTCAGCTGGAACTCAGTGCGCCTCAAAAAGG ACTTTTTGGCTGCTATCACAGTAACGGATTGCGAAAATACCTggaatttttacaaaaacacCCAGGAGACCTCAGTGCTTCTGATCGCCATCACTGACTCGGATTGCCCTCGACTTCCACTGAATCGTGCTTTAATG ATACCCATGGTTGATCATGGCGACGAGTTTCCGCAGATCATACTCGACGCGAAGGTCCAGCAAATTCTTAACTGGAAGACTGCTGTCGTTTTTGTGGACCAGACCATAT TGGATGACAACTCGGTGCTGGTAAAGTCTATTGTACACGAAAGTACCACTAATCACATCACCCCAATCTCCCTGATCCTGTACAAAATCAACGACTCCCTGAAGGGACAGAAGAAAAGGTCAGCTCTTCGTCAGGCGTTAGCCCAGTTCGCTCCTCCCAAGCACGAGACGAAAAAACAGCAGTTTATGGTTGTTTCCAAGTTCCACGATGACATCATCGAGATTGCCGAGACACTTAACATGTTCCATGTGGGCAACCAGTGGATGTTTTTTATTCTGGACAAGGTCCGTCGGGACTTTGATGCCGGCACAGTGACCATAAATTTGGACGAGGGCGCAAATATAGCTTTCGCGCTCAATGAGACCCTTCCCGATTGTCAGGACACTCTTAACTGCACCATTTCAGAGGTAAGTCTAGCCCTGGTCACTGCCATTTCCAAGATGACAGTGGAGGAGCAGTCCATATACGGCGAGATCTCTGACGAGGAATGGGAGTCCATTCGCTACACAAAGCAGGAGAAGCAGGCGGAGATCCTGGAGTACATGAAA GACTACCTGAAGGCCAATAGCAAGTGTGCAAGTTGCGCCAGATGGCGGATCGAAACAGCCATCACCTGGGGAAAGAGCCAGGAGAACCGGAAGTTCCGCGTAG CACCCACACGCGATGCCAAGAACCAAAACTTCGAATTCATTAACATTGGCTACTGGAGTCCTTTGCTGGGATTCGTTTGCCAGGAGCTTACCTTTCCCCACATCGAGCACCACTTCCGCAACATCACAATGGACGTGGTGACTGTTCAT AATCCTCCCTGGCAAATACTAACCAAAAATCGTCATGGGGTCATTGTGGAGCACAAGGGTATTGTCATGGAGCTTCTCAAGGAACTAAGTCGCGCCTTGAATTTTAGCTATTACCTGCACGAAGCCTCCAACTGGAAGGATGAATATTCAATTACCACAAGCACGAGCTCCAATGAGACC GACGAACTGGCGGGGTCGATGACTTTCCGGATTCCCTACCGCCTCGTTGAAATGGTGCAAGGAAATCAATTCTTTATGGCCGCGGTGGCAGCCACTGTGGAGGATCCCGACCAGAAACCCTTTAACTACACCCTTCCGGTCAGCGTACAGAAGTATTCCTTCATCACCCGTCAGCCCGACGAGGTGTCCCGCATTTACCTCTTTACGGCTCCATTTACCACGGAAACCTGGGCGTGTCTGGTGGGCATCATACTTCTCACAGCACCCATGCTGTATGCCATCAACCGCCTGGCTCCGCTGGAGGAGATGCAAATAGCTGGCTTGTCCACTGTTAAGAGCTGCTTTTGGTACATCTTTGGAGCTCTATTGCAGCAGGGTGGAATGTACCTGCCACGAGCCGATAGTGGCCGCCTGGTTGTGGGTTTCTGGTGGATCGTCGTGATTGTCCTGGTTACCACATACTGCGGCAACCTAGTTGCCTTTCTAACCTTCCCCAAGTTCCAACCGGGTGTTGACTACCTAAGTCAGCTATCCCGACACAAGGAGATCTCGCAGTATGGCCTACGAAACGGAACCTTTTTCGAGCGTTATGTGCAGACTACGACACGGGACGATTTCAAGCAATACATATCACGAGCTCAGATCTATGGCAACTCTCAAGACGAGAACATCGAGGCGGTGAAGCAAGGACATCGCATCAACatcgactggcgcattaactTGCAACTGATTGTGCAGCAGCACTTCGAACGCGACAAAGAATGCCGCTTTGCCCTGGGCAAGGAGAGCTTCGTGGACGAGCAGATTGCCATGATAGTTCCGTCCCACAGCGCATACCTAAACCTCATCAATAGCCACATAGACAGGCTGTTCCGCATGGGCTTCATGGAGCGCTGGCACCAGATGAACCTGCCCAGCGCCGACAAATGCACCGGCAAGAGCTCCCTGCGACAGGTGACGAACCACAAGGTGAACATGGACGATATGCAGGGCTGCTTCCTGGTCCTCCTTCTTGGGTTTATGGTGGCCTTTGCTTTTGGATGCTGTGAGTTTTGGTACCATCGTTTCTACGTTCACAAAACCAGTCGCCAGCCACCGAGCAGCGTCTTTACCActtga